One part of the Amaranthus tricolor cultivar Red isolate AtriRed21 chromosome 16, ASM2621246v1, whole genome shotgun sequence genome encodes these proteins:
- the LOC130802865 gene encoding uncharacterized protein LOC130802865 gives MVMVSFYLLFFLVFIFSSFVVLFKFLKADGDFTLLSKKIIHEQIEDKVVWISGASRGLGEALAKHFASLGAKLILSARNEFELERVKNKLNGKHAPSEVKILPLDLTSGEDTLREAVQRAEAFFPASGVDYMIHNAAYERPKSTALDVSEDNLKATFNVNVIGAITLTKLLAPYMLKRGRGHFVVTSSTAGKIPSSNKAVYSASKFALLGYFHSLRSELFDKGIMVTIVCPGSIETSSNIAQAGNSGQGRPSKLQKSVSAERCAQLIAIAASHCLKEAWICNQPMLAVMYVAQYMPTVCFWLMDKIGGKRVGEATPSKAKTT, from the exons ATGGTTATGGTGTCTTTCTATCTGCTATTCTTTTTAGTGTTCATCTTTTCATCTTTTGTTGTCCTATTCAAATTTTTGAAAGCTGATG GAGATTTTACTCTGCTctcaaaaaaaatcatacatgaGCAAATTGAAGacaag GTTGTTTGGATTAGTGGAGCCAGCCGTGGACTTG GGGAGGCTCTTGCTAAGCATTTTGCAAGCCTAGGAGCCAAGCTCATATTGTCTGCTCGAAATGAATTTGAATTGGAGCGAGTTAAAAACAAACTTAATG GCAAGCACGCTCCAAGCGAGGTAAAGATCTTGCCTTTGGACTTGACATCAGGAGAAGATACTCTTAGGGAGGCTGTGCAAAGAGCAGAAGCCTTTTTCCCTGCTTCTGGTGTTGATTATATGATTCACAATGCGGCATATGAACGCCCT AAATCTACAGCTTTAGACGTCTCTGAAGATAATCTTAAG GCTACATTCAATGTAAATGTTATAGGAGCAATAACTCTAACCAAGCTGCTTGCTCCTTACATGCTGAAAAGGGGAAGAGGTCATTTTGTTGTG ACCAGTAGTACTGCAGGGAAGATACCTTCATCAAATAAAGCTGTATATTCTGCTTCTAAATTTGCCTTGCTTGGTTACTTCCACTCCTTGCGCTCAGAG CTCTTTGATAAGGGAATCATGGTCACTATTGTCTGTCCTGGTTCAATAGAAACATCATCAAATATTGCTCAAGCAGGAAACTCAGGCCAAGGAAGGCCCTCAAAG CTTCAGAAGAGTGTCTCTGCGGAAAGGTGTGCTCAGCTAATAGCAATAGCTGCGAGTCATTGTTTAAAGGAAGCATGGATATGTAACCAA CCTATGCTTGCAGTGATGTATGTAGCTCAATACATGCCAACAGTATGCTTTTGGCTCATGGATAAG ATTGGCGGAAAGCGAGTCGGAGAAGCTACACCAAGCAAGGCAAAGACTACATGA
- the LOC130802864 gene encoding protein NRT1/ PTR FAMILY 1.1-like encodes MIVMPPPISTLYCQRSTSKTPMGEISSDYSNNMREPLLGTSKGGFKTLPFIIANEAFEKIASYGILPNMILYLMGGYGMELTAGSNFIFFWNAATNITPVIGAFLSDSYLGRFWMIGFGSIISVLGVSLLWLTSIIPGARPCDESGSECKSWNVFQLTLLVSALGLMSIGAGGIRSSSLAFGADQLLKKDNFGNAGILERFFNWYYFAASAAVVVGSTFVVYIQDEFGWKVGLGVPVLLIFLSALSFFFASSFYIKMKAKAGSVISFAQVLMASWRKRNLDLSESTDKVFYRRKGSRLIRPSDKLRFLNKACIVGNAEDLTPNGTASDPWSLCTINQVEELKALLKVIPLWSTGIMISVTMGQVTFPVLQARSMDRHITSNFEIPAGSFGSFTIIAIILWIAIYDRIVIPLASRLMGKPVQLSVRIRMGIGLILSFVSMVVTATVEHIRRKIAIEEGFSDDPTGVTDMSANWLLLQHCLSGMAEAFFAVGQNEFFYSEFPKSMSSVATTLFGVGMSLSSLISSLIMTSVDKITSKGGNESWVSSNINKGHFDYFYGLIAGLSLVNFFYYILCSKAYGPSSAEQDGVWDDEEIVDNEE; translated from the exons ATGATAGTGATGCCTCCACCAATTTCAACTCTCTACTGTCAGAGATCCACTTCAAAAACTCCAATGGGGGAAATTTCTTCGGATTACAGCAACAATATGCGGGAACCTCTTTTGGGCACTTCTAAAGGTGGCTTTAAGACTCTCCCATTCATCATCG CAAATGAAGCATTCGAGAAAATAGCAAGTTATGGGATATTACCGAATATGATATTGTATTTGATGGGTGGATATGGTATGGAATTAACAGCTGGTTCTAATTTCATCTTCTTCTGGAATGCTGCTACGAATATAACTCCTGTAATTGGGGCTTTTCTTTCTGATTCTTATCTGGGTCGATTTTGGATGATTGGATTCGGTTCCATTATCAGTGTTCTG GGTGTGAGTCTCCTTTGGTTGACATCTATCATTCCCGGTGCAAGGCCATGTGACGAGTCTGGTTCGGAGTGCAAATCTTGGAATGTCTTCCAACTTACACTACTTGTATCAGCACTGGGCCTTATGTCAATCGGAGCAGGTGGCATCAGATCATCTTCCTTGGCATTTGGTGCCGATCAGTTGCTCAAAAAAGACAATTTTGGGAATGCAGGCATTCTAGAGAGGTTCTTCAATTGGTATTATTTTGCTGCGTCTGCTGCAGTTGTGGTTGGATCAACTTTTGTGGTGTATATTCAAGATGAGTTTGGGTGGAAAGTTGGTTTAGGAGTTCCCGTCTTGCTTATTTTTTTGTCTGctctttcattcttcttcgCTTCTTCCTTCTACATCAAGATGAAGGCCAAGGCGGGATCTGTTATctcctttgctcaagttttaaTGGCTTCTTGGAgaaagagaaatttagatttatctgAATCGACGGATAAAGTGTTTTATCGGAGGAAAGGCTCAAGACTGATCAGGCCAAGTGACAAACTAAG GTTCTTGAACAAGGCTTGCATTGTTGGAAATGCAGAAGACCTAACACCGAATGGAACCGCCTCAGATCCATGGAGCCTTTGTACCATAAATCAGGTAGAAGAGCTGAAAGCCCTCTTAAAGGTGATCCCATTATGGTCTACAGGAATTATGATATCAGTAACTATGGGTCAGGTCACATTCCCTGTTCTACAAGCACGATCCATGGATCGTCATATCACCTCAAACTTTGAAATTCCTGCCGGCTCTTTCGGGTCATTCACAATCATTGCTATAATATTATGGATCGCCATTTATGATCGTATTGTCATTCCACTCGCTTCAAGACTTATGGGCAAGCCTGTCCAATTGAGTGTCAGAATACGAATGGGAATCGGACTGATACTCTCCTTCGTTTCAATGGTTGTAACAGCCACAGTCGAGCATATTCGTCGTAAAATAGCTATCGAGGAAGGTTTCTCGGATGACCCAACAGGGGTGACTGATATGTCAGCTAATTGGTTGCTGTTACAGCATTGTCTTTCTGGTATGGCCGAGGCATTTTTTGCAGTCGGGCAAAACGAGTTCTTTTACTCAGAGTTCCCTAAGAGCATGTCAAGTGTAGCGACAACTCTTTTCGGTGTGGGCATGTCGCTCTCAAGTTTGATTTCGAGTTTGATCATGACTAGTGTCGATAAAATTACAAGCAAAGGTGGGAATGAGAGTTGGGTATCAAGTAACATAAACAAGGGTCACTTTGATTACTTTTACGGACTTATCGCTGGTTTGAGCTTGGTTAATTTCTTCTATTACATCCTCTGTAGTAAAGCTTATGGCCCGTCTTCTGCAGAACAAGACGGCGTTTGGGATGACGAGGAGATTGTCGACAACGAGGAGTAG